DNA sequence from the Ovis canadensis isolate MfBH-ARS-UI-01 breed Bighorn chromosome 2, ARS-UI_OviCan_v2, whole genome shotgun sequence genome:
TGGTTGTGAAGATAAATGAGAGTAGGTCTAGGAGAGCACATCATACCTGGTTAAGTTGTGCCCAGATGTGCCCTCAGAGTGCTGACTGGGGAAGGGGGTTGTCTGCAGTCTCCTGCCATTCAAGGCTTTTAGATTCCTGTAGGATGTCCCTGAATCCCCTCTTGTTCTGTGTAACACTGTCTCCTGTTTCCTCAGCTAGGAGACATTCCCGGAAAGAAGCTGACAAGCTGCGGGAGCTGCTCTCGCTCATGCGAAGGTGATCTGTTGCTCTTTGCAGAATCCCACCTCCCAGCGTGGCCTGTGGTGATTTCTGTGTTTGGTCTGGGGCAGGGTTGGGCAGAAGGAGAATGGCTGAGAGGAAGCCAGACACAGGGAGCCTGGAGCCCTGGGTGAGAGTTgctggaggagagggtggggtcaGATGTCTCAGTGGAGAGTGGTCTTCCAGCTGtgctctgggcaaggctcacaaAGGTGCTGGAAGTCAGGATTTGACAGAATGTTACTCTGTGGGTTTTCTCCCAACCATGAGACAAGTTACCCAGTCAGGAGAATGGATAGTTAAGTGCATAAACAAGTCatcattttcatattctctttATAGCCACACCCTTTCAAGGGCAGACCCCTGGACCCTGCTGACATTACCTCTTCTGGTTCTGTCTTGAGGGAGGCCAGTTCCTGGGACAACCCTCAGGCAGGAGCTTGTCATGCTATCCCCTCCTTAAGAGCTCTGCAGAATGAGAAATTGGCTCTTGAGAGATGTGTGCATCTCCTAATCCCCAGAATGCAGAGCTCCCACAGGCCTTCCATGGCCTGAAGCGAGGCTGACTCCAGGTTCTACCTGGTGACGTCTCTGGTGCTGCCCCATCAGCTAACCGTTGGCTCCCCGACCTGCCTGGTTCCCTTCTCCCATTTCAGCTTCTCAGCACAGGTCAACAGAGAGCTCACCCACCTCCCAGTTTCTCAAGGCCCTGTGTTCCCACCAGTTGTCTGAGACTTTGTCCAGTTTAGCTAGCCCTGACCTGCTGAATGCTTCTACAGAAAAGCAGTGGCAATAACAGCATGGGGGTAGAAAGCAAGAGCTGACAGGTCTGTCTCAGGCCACACACTGGCAAAGAGGCAGATGTTACTGCGTCAGTAACAAATGATTGCCATGCTTCCCTTCCCAGCCATGGCTGGCTTCCTCAGGAAGGGAGTGTGCGGCGGCTCCTGTGTGCAGACCCCTGCTGCCAAATCTGCAATTCTGTGGCTCTGGAGATTCAGCAGTTGATATCGTGTGAGACTACGCTGCCCACCGCTACCTCATCGGGGCCATCACAGGGCTCCTCTTGCCTAGAGGTTTTGTCCATGTctagactgaagcgacttagcagcagcagcagcagcagcagtctctctTTTGATCAGGAGTCCCTGCCCTTCAAACAGCTTTCACTTCCATCAGCAACCCGCACAGTGTCACAAGTAACAAATCAGAAATCTGTAACCCAGTCAGCTGCCAAGTCAGCCACTAAGCCAGCTACCAAGTCTGCCAGTGCAATCAGCATCCGCCAATACTGGGCTGGTCACCAGCAGCTGAGGCAGGAATGTCGAGGGTCAGAGTTGCCCTTGGATGCAGGAGCTGTGTCCTTTGTGAGCCTTGAAAAGCCTAGGATTCCTGTGAACCAGCATGTCAAGAAGAAGAGCAAATCTGAAGGTATTCTGAAGAAACAAGGTCAGGAGCCTTTGAAAATCTGCTTCCGTTTCTTTCCCTGAACACGAAGCTCACAAACTTAAATACCCTACTACCTTGATTCCCTTCGTCTAATGTTCCCGTCTCCCCCAGTCGCTGATATATCTTTAAGTATTTGTATGTAATGCATGCATTTCTATCTATATCTGAGTGTTCCCGAGGTTTTGGAAGATTcctgtggcagcttatgtcatacCACCCCCAAATTTTCCAATCCTGGGTGGAAACACTACCATTTCTTTCATCATGAATGCTACCTCTAAGGCATCTGTTGAAAAGATGGGCTTTTATCTCCCCTGACCTGAGGTTCATGGGAGGTAAGCCAGTCTACCCAAACTTTCTGTTTTTGAAGGATCCACTGCGGACCCTGTGCAAatatcactgcaaagaaatcccaaaCCCTGTGATCCTGGCTCTACCCTCTTCCACATTTCAGTTAGTAAGTCGTCTCTGTCCACTGCTTGGGGGATGCACTGAGGCCTCAGTGTGCTGGCCACAGCAGAACACAGCTGTCTTTCCTTGGTTCCTCTTTTCTGCACATTGAGTCCCTGGTCTACTCCTAAACATCGTGCCCCCAAAGGCGAGCctgatctcttttttttcccccaatgatTTATTAATCTCCAGACTGTCTGAAATTTCCTCTACCTCAGTTAGAGCCACGTTCTTCCCACCCTCCTGAATTTGGGcttcttcatttttctatcaGTGAGCCTCTATCAATATCCCATTTTTGACTGTGGTCAAGTGGAAAGCCTTGCATTGGCACTTCTGCTTCAGTGGCAGCTCCAGCTTCCGTGGGGCTTGCTAGCTGTTTCCCAGAGATCTCTGTAGATGTAGCAAACCCTACAGCCTAAGTCCTGAGATGTGTTGAAGGCTATGTCCTGAGACCCAGGGGCCTACCTGTTTGGAGAAGTCCCTTTAAAAATCCTCAGGAGCCAAGGTTGTATTTTTATGGAGCATGCCCCGAGCTGCTGGAGTGCCACCTTTAGAAGTGGTTTATTTGGCAATTTAATTTACCATTGCTGGGGTCTGCCCCAGAAGATCCAGCAGTCCCTCCAGTTGCTCCTTTCCCCTGATGACCAGCAGCCTCTGTCCCAGGGTAGCTCAATGACCAGCATGAGAGTCCCCTAGCCTGCAGACCTGGAGACCTGAGGGGATAGTGACCTCTTCTGATCTGTTGTGGCCAGCAGGGCCAACCCATAGTTGCTTGTCCAGGCCATGGCGATGTTGTAGAGCCATCTTGCCTAAAGATGTGAGAAAATCTGCTAGGGGATTGTCCCTACCCACATCTGTTGGAACATCTGCAGTGGTTGGAACCTCAATCACTGGGTCCATAGAATTGCAGGGCCCCTGGAAGCAGCTCAGTTCCCCGCACCCCAGAAAATAAGCCTCTAGACACAGAGGCAGCAGTCAGTCCCTACATGGATCAGGAAGTGATACCCTGAATACTGTCAGGCCTGAACCAGCAGCAGTAAGCCTCCACAGATGCTGTTACCAATCACTTTGTTTAGATATCTCCCTGCACCAGCAGGGAGAGTAGGGACACAGGGAAACTCAAAGCTTCAGAGAGCCACAGAGAAGGGGTGCAGTACCATATCTCTCTCCATCCAGAGAGACCATTTGCTCTGGCAGGGTTCTAGGAGGGACACTTTCAAGTTGAACCCCCAAGAGCCCCTGACTTCTCAAATGTATCTCCAGGATCTTTCTCAGGTAAAATTTTAGTTTGGCCAGGATGGTTGCCTTGAGTGAGTAGGGACTAGCAAGGTTCTGTCTGGATCTGTAGAGCCTCCATCTCCAAACTCCCCCTTGTCCGTACCTTCACCAGCATCTCCCTTACCTTGAGTTCCTAGAGCATCCTCTAAGATTCTTTGGGACCAAAGGACTAGATGAGAATGGTCTGTAAGGCTGTTAGAGCAAGGTGAATGACCTCAAAGAAGCATTCCCGCGAATGCCATGTCTGGAAGTGTTCAGGGCTTAAAGGGCCAGACCTTGCAGGACCAATTTGCTGTTCCACAGTTTGCGTTTAAAGGACCCACATATTTTTCAGATCCAAACTTTGCAGGGCCAAAATTTATAGGGCCACCCTTTCTGGGGGTAAGAGCTGCAGGGTCTGGTAAAGACAGCTCATACTCACAAGAGCCCTATCCTTCCAGAAGCTGTAGAAGCCGACCTGGGAAATAAGCTGAAGCATTTTACACACGGGATTAACCCTGACACGAAAGGTCAAGGGCATAAGGAATGCATTCTCCGCTGTAAGGATGAGAAAGCGGCCAAAACCAAGACAAAAAAGGCTGAGAAGAGTCCACCTTCCACCAAACGCCCCATGAATGGAGCTAAGTTGGAGAAGGAGGAGGGCTTCTTTGACGCACTCCAGTGCCTGGACAGTGAGTTCCAGCGACAGTCCGTGCAGTCTGGTCAGTCCTGTttcctgcccttctccagtggcagcTCCAAGGGCAGTCCTCTGCTGACTCGTGCCACTCAGCCAGAAAATCCATCCCATGTTTCAATTTGCACCTCAGCAAAAGGCACTTGTCTACCCCAGGAGAGTACCCAGTCCAGGAAGAAGGAGCTCAGAGGTTCCCAGACTTCTGCATCCTCCTGAAAAGGCTGTCATCATCATTTCCATTAATAATCTGGTGAGGCAGGACTCTCTCCAAATAAACTCTATACCTTTAAGCAAAGAACCACCTGTTTGTGCCTCCTTGTTTTCAGTGTGGTATGTGATGGAGAGAGTAGAGGAGTTAGATCATACACCCCATGTAGTATAGGAGCTTAAACCCATTTCACAGGTAGGTAAGCATTCCACCTGACTCTTCCAGCTCCACCTTGGACTGTGGATAGAGGGACCTGAGCACAGAAGGAAGACCCGTATTTAAGGTACACTGGAGGTAAAGATCATGCTTGACTTCTCTcctggcttccctgctgactTTGAGCCCCAGAGGAGCAAACTGTGCATGATGATAGTACAAGAAGTGATAGCTGGGAATCCAGGGCATTTTTGGCACAGTTTGTTGATAACTACTATATATTCCCATAATCTGGAGGGAAGACTTTTAGAGGAGTGTTGCAGTGCCTCTTCTTTGAGGAGGTGCTTTGTGTTTATCAAAAGCACATAGCTAATATGACAGATGTCAGAAGCAAACTATAGAATCTCCCCTCTCTGCGCCTTGTTGTTATTgattggagttttttttttttttaagaggttaCCTGTCTGGGAGCTTGCTATAGTTCTCTTGCCTCTTTGACCCTCATTGCCTTTCAGTTGCATGGAATAAATGCCTCCTAGAATGAAAATCAGTTGATGATAATGTCCCCAAAGAGTCACAATAAAAATGACTTTGAGAATCATCTTACATTcaacaattaaaatatttgagtaCTTACTGCATGCcagaaacaatgtcagacacAGCAGTCACCTAAACACAGGCCTCGCCTCCATGGAGATCATTATCTTATGCGGTAGACAGTCTCACATGCCCAAATTGTCTAATCAGAACTGTATATACTTGGATATCCAgtatttatttcagaaatgaacTGATTCctcataccaccaccaccacccaatcACACATACCAGACCTGCTCCCACATCAGTTAATGGCACCTTTCTCTTGCTAGTTGttgaggccaaaatattggtgcCATCCGTGACTTTTGCTTCTAAAAAGCCTGCTTTTGGTCTATCAATAAATCCTGTTGTTTCTACCTTCAAAATTCAAAACACAATTCCTTCTTGTCTCCTCTGCTGCTACCAGTAGCAGTAGTTTCATAATCTTCTGCTTCTTCCTGAAACCATACCCCCAGCCGTCTATTGTCCACACAGTGCACATGGAGGGCCCTggctggagaaagagagagaaatggagagagatGTATAACGATGGGACCAGGTGAGGTCACTAAAGGAATGAGTATACATGAAGGAGAGGTCTAAAGACTGGGCTCTGGGATAGTCCCGTGTTAGGAGActgggaagaaaaggaggaacaagtacacagaggaaacagaaaagcagaagccagggaggaaggaggaaatcTGGAAGAGCGTGGCGTCCTGGCATATTACAAGGAGAAAGTGATCAGCTGCAATAAAAGTTGTGAACTGGCCAAGTAAGATGAGGATGCAGAGTTCCCATCAGAGCAACACTAATGGCCTTGAGAAAAGCACACTCACCTGTGATGGAGGTGAAGGCATAACTGGAGTGGATTCAAGAGCGAATGAAACAAGAGTAATTGGTGATAGCAAGTGCAATCAGTTCCTTCAAAGAGGTTTGTTCCATGGAGGTGCAGACAAATGGGGAGAAGGCTGTAGATAAACCCCAGAGagtgtctttatattttaaaaatgagagacatAACATGTTGGATGTTGAGAGAAAGGATGAAATCAAGGAGAGATAAACTGATGATGTGGGGAAAACTGCCGGAGCCATGAGGTGGTTGTAGAGGTGAGGAGATGGCAGTGAATGTCCAAGTCCAGGAGACGATCTTGGAGAAAACAGGCACTTTGCTGGTGGTTAGTAGAGAGAAGGAAGCATTGAGGTGAGACTTTGTGTATTAAGAGGAGAAAGGTTGCTGTCACATGTAGTGGAGTTTGGGCAACGACTCAAAAGGGTAGGTGAGGAGCTGGAAAGGTACCGTGGCTGGGGGTGGAAGGAGTGGTATGGAGAGCCAAAGCTGAAGTAGAGTAGAGGCAGATTCTGGAAGTTACCGCAGCAAGTTTCTGTCAGGGCCTGAGGATCTGGTGGTCAACTGAGGGCGAGGTGAATATGGAAAGGTGGTGGTGGTTGAACATATTTTTGGAACACGAGCACTAAGGAAAGATCACAGAGAAACTCTAGACGCCCAGAACATGAGGAAAAGGATGGGCCTAGGGACACAGGAAGGGGGCAGGTGTGGTATCCTAGTGTTCAGAGACCAGGGAGTTtcgggggctggaggagggaaatAGGAAGCAGAAAAAGGCTGCCCTGAGCGGATGGGAGGGGACTCTGTTCTGGACACTTCATTTCTCTCAGAAGGCGGCACCTCTGCATTCCCCACCTCTGACCTaccagagggaagaagaaaggcagaaaggGCTGTGGCCTCCTCATGGTGTGGTATGAGGGCTGTGGGATGCCCTGCCTCACTGATTCTGAAGGAAATTCAGGATGGTTCCACATACCACAACCAGCAGCGGTGGCAGGAGTCTCCTCGGATAGGACCCAGTACTTAGCACAGTGTGTCCACTGCCAGCTGGATGCAGAAAAGGCAGGATGGGAAGAAGCATGAGTGTGTCCCTCCTCTGAATGGTGACTCTGTGTCTAAGGGGTGGCAGCCCAGCCCCTATTGTGGCCCCCAGGGCGAGGAGGCACAAGGCCCAGGCCAGCTGAACCACATCTTCCAGAGTTTTCCTAAAGCATCCCCAAAGGTCATAAGAGGTCTTGTGACAGGCAGATCCTCCCTTCCTGGTGGGAGTTGGGCTGAGAGCCACGTAGGAGGATGCGCAGGAGAAAGAATGTGACTTGGAAAGGTCAGGTGGGAAGCAAGGTTAATGTGCACACATTTTGGCTGAGGTGGAGCAGGCCCTTCCCTTGGTGCCCTGCAGGCTTCCTAGTGCCTCAGCAAATTCCTGTTATGGGTATTTCAGAAAACTGACCATCATGACTGTGTGTCTCTTGTACCTGCTCGCTTCATCCTAGCAGGAAGGTTATTGCTGAGCTCCAGAGTGAATGTTTGAGGCTTCATCTTGttcttgctcagtcctgtcatgCCAGCCTCTTGCCAGCAGGGGACCAGGACTCACGGAACTGGAGCTGAAACTCCCTGCCCTGCTCAAATCCCCAGTCTGTTGGAGACGCTCAGACTCAAGGGCTTAGTTATGTCTGTTCAACCACGCAATTTCTAGTCCCTCTCCTCTGTGAGTCTTTGAGTAAATATCCCTGCCCCTAAATTCCTACATCCTCTGAATCATCCTCCTTCCATGGCCTCATTTCTATCCTTGACTAACTTTATCATCGCCACTGTGTCCAGGCTCAATCTCTGCAAAGATGATTAAAAATGTATGGACATGGTAGTGGAAAAAAGCATGTTACAAAAGTATCCATGCTATAGTctcatataaaaatatgaatagacttaaagagcagttttaggtttgcaGAATATTaagcagtatattgtcaccctgcttatttaacttatatgcagagtacatcatgagaaacgctggactggaagaaacacaagctggaatcaagattgccgggagaaatatcaataacctcagacatgcagatgacgccacccttgtggcagaaagtgaaaaggaactaaaaagcatcttgataaaagtgaaagaggagagcgaaaaagttggcttaaagctcaacattcagaaaacgaagatcatggcatctggtcccatcacttcatgggaaatggatgggaaacagtggaaacagtgtcagactttattttttggggggctccaaaatcactgcagatggtgattgcagccatgaaattaaaagatgcttactccttggaaggaaagttgtgaccaagctagatagcatattgaaaagcagagatattactttgccagtaaagtTCCAACATGGTCAACATAgccaaggtatggtttttccagtagtcatgtatggatgtgagagttggactgtgaagaaaggtgagggccgaagaattgatgcttttgaactgtggtgttggagaagacttgagagtcccttggattgcaaggagatccaaccagtccattctaaaggagatcagccctgggatttccttggagggaatgatgctgaagctgaaactccagtactttggccacctcatgtgaagagttgactcattggaaaagactctgatactgggagggattgggggcaggaggagaaggggacgacagaggatgagatggctggacggcatcactgactcgatggacgtgagcctgagtgaagtctgggagttggtgatggacagggaggcctggcgtgctgcgattcatggggtcgcaagagtcggacgtgactgagcgacttaactgaactgaactgaagcagtatGTAGAGAGTTCTCATATATTATACCTCCTCATCCTTGGTCACATACGCAGTTTCCCCTATTGCTAACATCTTTTATTTAGCGGtgtacatttgttaaaattgaTAAGACAATACTGATTTTATTATAAACTAACATTCATAGTTTATGTTAGGGTTCACTCTTTGTGTTATACCTGATATGGGTTTTGACTAATGTATAATGACATACATTCACCATTACAGTATCAGAAgagtttcattgccctaaaaattccatttgttccacctattcatccctttctcccttccccccaaaccctggcaaccattgatctttttttttaaatgaaaaaatttatttgtttaactGTGTTGGCGTTTAGTTGCTGTGTACCAGATCTTCGTTGCGACCTGTAGGATCTCTTGTTGAGTTGGCATgcgggctctgtagttgtggcacacaggctcagcagttgtagcatgcaggcctagttgctctgtggcatgtggggtcttagtcccCTAGACAGAGATGGAACCTCTGTCCCTCGCATTCCAAAGTGAACTCTCAACCATTGCATTACCAGGGAGGTCCctttcaaatgtttttaattttgtattggagtatagttgattaacaatattctgttagtttcaggtatacagcaaagtgattctgttataaatgtatctattctttttcaaattcctttcccatttagattaaTACAGACtattgagctgagttccctgtgctacgcagtaggtccttgttggttattttaaattttacttattttaaatatagcatgtcAACCCCAACTCCAATTCATCCCTCACCTCCTTTCACCCCAAGAACCATGAGTTTGTTCTGTAAGTCtatgagtgtgtttctgttttgtagatgaggtcatttgtgtgtgtgcacaagatagattctgcatgtaagtgatatcatatgatatttatctttctctatctgacttactttgcttagtatcaAAATCtataagtccatccatgttagtGAAAATGGTACTGTTTCTTTCtatttaatggatgagtaatattcttttatatgtatgtatcttcagttcagttcagtcgctcagtcgtgtccgactctttgcgactccatgaactgcaccacaccagcctctctgtccatcagcaactcccagagtgcacccaaacccatgtacactgagtcagtgatgccatccaaccatctcatcctctgtcgtccccttctcgtcctgccctcaattttacccagcatcagggtcttttcgaatgagtcagctcttggcatcaggtggccaaagtactggagtttcagcttaaacatcagtcctttcaatgaacactcaggactgatctcctttaggatggactggttggatctgcttgcagtccaagggactctcaagagtcttctccaacaccacagttcaaaagcatcaattcttcggtgctcagttttctttatagtccaactcccacatccatacatgactactgggaaaaccatagccttgactagacggacctttgttgccaaagtaatgtctctgtttttgaatatgctgtctaggttgatcataactttccttccgaggagtaagcatcttttaatttcatggctgcaatcaccatctgcagtgattttggagcccagaaaaataaagtcagccactgtttccattgttttcccatctatttgccatgaagtgatggaaccggatgccatgatcttagctttctgaatgttgaactttaagccaactttttcactctcctctttcactttcatcaagaggctcttcagttcttcttcactttctgccataagggtggtgtcatctgcacatctgaggttattgatatttctcctggcaagcttgattccagcctgtgcttcctcctgcccagcgtttctgatgatgtactctgcatgtaagttaaataagcatggtgactatatacagccttgacgtactccttttcctgtttggaaccagtctgttgttccatgtccagttctaactgttgcttcctggcctgcatacaggtttctccagaggcaggtcaggtggtctggtatgcccacctctttcagaattttccacagtttattgtgatccacacagtcaaaggctttggcatagtcagtaaagcaaaaatagatctttctctggaactctcttgcttttttgatgatccagcagatgttggcattttgatctctggttcctctgccttttctaaaaccagcttgctgcttcacgtatttctgaagcctggcttggagaattttgagcattactttactagcatgtgagatgagtgcaattgtgcagtagtttgagtattctttggcattgcctttctttgagattggaatgaaaactgaccttttccagacctgtggccgctcttgagttttacaaatttgttggcatattgagtgcagcactttcacagcatcatctttcaggatttgaaacagctcaactggaattccatcacctcgactagctttgttcgtagtgatgcttcctaaggatcacttgacttcacattccaggatgtctggctctagttgagtgatcacaccatcatgattatctgggtcgtgaagctcttttttgtatagttcttctgtgtattcttgccacctcttctgaatatcttctgcttctattaggtccctaccatttctatcctttattgagcccatctttgcatgaaatgttcccttggtatctacaattttcttgaagagatctctagtctttcccattctgttgttttcctctatttctttgcattgatcacagtggaaggctttcttatctctccttgctatctttggaactctgctttcaaatgggtatatctttccttttctcctttgcttttcactgctatttgtaagacctcctcagacagccattttgcttttttgcatttcttttccatggcgatggtcttgattcctgtctcctgtacaatgtcatgaacctccatccatagttcatcaggcactctgtctatcagatttagtccctgaaatctatttctcacttcgactgtatagtcataagggatttgatttaggttatacctgaatggtctagtggttttctccactttcttcaatttcagtctgaattttgcaataaggagttcatatctgagccacagtcagctcctggtcttgtttttgctgactgtacagggcttttccatctttggctgccgagaatcagtctgatttcggtgttgaccatctagtgatatcCATGTTAGTATGTAGCAcatcattatccattcatctgttggtggatgtATTGGCTATTGTATTGGCCATATTAAACAGcaatgcagtgaacattggggtgcatgtattctttcaaattatgtttttctcgATATATTttcaagagtgggattgctagatcatatggtaccTCTAATTTTAGTCTCTTAAGAAACATCaatcctgttctccatagtggctataccagtttacattcctgcccacagtgttggagggtaccctttgctccacaccctctgcagcatttattgtttgtagacttcttgatgatggccattttgactggtgtgaggtgatatttcattgtagttttgatttgtatttttctaataattagtgatgttgagtaccttttcatttgtcttctttggagaaatgtctgttgaggtcttctgcccatctttTGACTGAGTTAATTTgttgatattgagttgcatgagctgtttgtaaattttgaagattaattccATGTCTGTTGcatcataaatattttctcccattctgtgggtgaTCTTTcatttgcttatggtttcctttgctgtgcaaatacTTTTGagtttaagtcccatttgttaatatttttttgtttctagcTTTTTTGCTTAGCATAGTGCATtcaaaattcatccatgttgtaacaagTATTAGAATTCAGTTACTTTTTATGTgaaataatagtccattgtatgtatatattgcattttgtttatctgtttatacATTGATGGATGTTTGGGTTGGCTCCACCTTTTTGTTACTGCAAAATTGCTGAGATTGAATGTTGATGAGCAGGTATCTGTTTGGGCCCCTGTTTTCGATtcctttgggtatatacctaggcatggaattgctggattatatagtaattctatatttaactttcAGAGAAACTACCaccaaattgttttccacaaaaaattcaccattttgcattcccaccagcaatgtacaagGGTTCTGGTTTTTCCACATCATCACCGAcatgtgtttcctttttttttttttttaagaaaaataatcatcATTGTCATGGGTTTggaatggtatctcattgtgactttgatttgcattcctctaatg
Encoded proteins:
- the LOC138433503 gene encoding protein SPATA31F3-like isoform X2, whose protein sequence is MRRRGMARGPRLPLGSAARPDELWVRVPVVALHQRQTLRRPDCGSPDSRGKVSARRRRRPGRGLRGECGRPQSRPRSGYSVLPPAPAWGARRHSRKEADKLRELLSLMRSHGWLPQEGSVRRLLCADPCCQICNSVALEIQQLISCETTLPTATSSGPSQGSSCLEVLSMSRLKRLSSSSSSSSLSFDQESLPFKQLSLPSATRTVSQVTNQKSVTQSAAKSATKPATKSASAISIRQYWAGHQQLRQECRGSELPLDAGAVSFVSLEKPRIPVNQHVKKKSKSEEAVEADLGNKLKHFTHGINPDTKGQGHKECILRCKDEKAAKTKTKKAEKSPPSTKRPMNGAKLEKEEGFFDALQCLDSEFQRQSVQSGQSCFLPFSSGSSKGSPLLTRATQPENPSHVSICTSAKGTCLPQESTQSRKKELRGSQTSASS